CCGCCAGATCCCGCTGGGCCGCATGGGCACGCCGGAGGACGCCGCCGGCGGGGTCTACCTGCTCTGCACGCCGGAGAGCGACTACATCTCCGGACAGATCCTGGTGGTCGGCGGCGGGCTGACGACGGGCTGAGCCGGGGTCGTCCTCAACCGTCCTTCCAGCGCTTCACCAGCGCGTTCTCGATGTCGAAGAGGTCGAGCACCCGGCCGATCGTGTGATCGATCATGTCGTCCAGGCTCTGCGGCTTCGCATAGAAGGCGGGCACGGGCGGCATGATGATGGCGCCGGATTCGGAGGCCTGGGCCATCATCCTGAGATGTCCGGTGTGCAGCGGCGTCTCCCGGACCAGCAGCACCAGCCGCCGGCGCTCCTTGAGCACCACGTCGGCGGCGCGGGTCAGCAGGTTCGAGGTGGCGCAGGTCGCGACTTCAGACAACGTCCGGATCGAGCAGGGCGCCACCACCATGCCGGCGGTGCGGTAGCTGCCCGAGGCGATGGCGGCGCCGATATCGCCCACCGGATAGGCGACGTCCGCCAGCCTGCGGACCTGCTCGGCCGTCCGGTCGGTCTCGTAGGCGATGGTCATGGCCGCCGCGCGGCTCATCACCAGATGCGATTCGACCGGCGTCCCGCGCAGGGCCTCCAGCAGCCGGATGCCGTAGACCGCGCCCGAGGCGCCCGACATGCCGACGATGAGGCGAACGGGCGCGTTCAAGGGTTCAGACCTAGAAGATCTTGCCCGGGTTCATGATGTTCTGCGGGTCGAGCGCCTTCTTGATCTCCCGCATCACCGCCACCGCGTCGCCGTGCTCGGCAACCAGGAACTTCATCTTGCCGGTGCCGACGCCGTGTTCGCCGGTACAGGTGCCGCCCATGGCCAGCGCGCGCATGACCATGCGGTCGTTGACCTGCTCGGCGCGGCGGAAGCCTTCCTCGTCGCCCTCCTCGAAGACGAAGGCGAGGTGGAAGTTGCCGTCGCCGACATGGCCGACGATGGGCGCGGTGAGCTCGTTCTCGACGATGTCCTTCTTGGTCTCCAGGATGCACTCGGCCAGGCGCGAGATCGGCACGCAGACGTCCGTCGCCCAGATGGAGGCGTTCTTCTTCAGCGACTTGGCAGCGTAGGCGGCGTCGTGGCGCGCCTGCCAGAGGCGGTTGCGGTCCTCGGGCCTTGTGGTCCACTGGAAATCGGCGCCGCCGAAATCCTCGCAGATCGCGCCGACCGTCTCGGCCTGTTCCTTCACGCCCGTCTCCGAGCCGTGGAACTCCAGGAACAGCGTCGGCTGGACCGGATAGTCATAGCCGGAATAGCGGTTGACCGCGTCCATCTGCACCTCGTCCAGCAGCTCGATGCGCGCGATCGGCACGCCGGCCTGGATGGTGGTGATGACCGTGTTCACCGCGGCCTCGAGATCGGGGAAGGAAACCACCGCCGAACTCATCGCCTCCGGAATGCCGAAGAGACGGAGCGTGATCTCCGTGATGATGCCCAGCGTGCCCTCGGAGCCGACCATCAGCCGGGTCAGGTCGTAGCCCGCGGCTGACTTCCGCGCCCGGCGGTTGGTCTTGATGATCCTCCCGTCGGCCATGACCACCGTCAGCGCCAGCACGTTCTCGCGCATGGTGCCGTAGCGCACGGCGTTGGTGCCCGAGGCCCGGGTCGCGGTCATGCCGCCGATCGAGGCGTCGGCGCCCGGGTCGATGGGGAAGAACAGCCCGGTGTCGCGCAGGTATTCGTTCAGCGCCTTGCGGGTGACGCCCGCCTGCACGGTGCAGTCCAGGTCCTCGGCATTGACCTCGAGGACCTCATTCATCTGCGACATGTCGATGGTGACGCCGCCGTCGGCGGGGATGACGTGGCCCTCCAGCGAGGTGCCGACGCCATAGGGAATGATCGGCGCGCCGTGGCGGGCGCAGATCTTCACGATCTCCGCGACTTCCTCGGTCGCATGCGCGAAGCAGACGGCGTCCGGGAGGGCGGCGTGGTGATAGCTCTCGTCATGGCCATGATGCTCGCGCACCGCCGCGGCGGTGCTGACCCGGTCGCCCAGCAGCGCCTTCAGCTCCTCGACGACGCCCGCGATCTTCTCCGCCGGCAGGCCCATGGGACGATCCTCCGATTGCCTTGGTTCTGCGCCGACAATAGGTGTCGGGCCGCTTTTCCGCAATTGCGCGCGCCGTGGCGGCGACTAAATTGACCTCAATGAACGAGTCCGCCCCAGAACACGATTTCGTCCTGCGTCCGCACCGCTCGCTGGGCCCTCGGGGCTTCCTGGTGGTGATGGCCCTGATCGGCGGGGTGAGCTTCACCGCCGGCACGATCTTCATGGTCAAGGGCGCCTGGCCCGTGATGGGCTTCTTCGGTCTCGACGTGCTGCTGGTCTGGTTCGCCTTCCGCATGAGCTACCGCGCGGCGCGCCAGCGCGAGCGCGTGGTGATCGACAACGGCACGCTGACGGTGATGCGCCGCCGCCCCGACGGGCGGGTGCAGAGCTGGAGCTTCCCGTCCTACTGGTCCAGGACGGACATGGAGACCGACACCGCCGGCGGGCGGAAGCTCTATGTCGGCAGCCACGGCCGCCGGGTCCGGATCGGCGCCTTCCTCCCCCAGACCGAACTGGTCGAGTTCCGCCACACGCTGGACGACGCGCTGCAGCTCTCCCGCGCCGCGAAGCCCTTCGCCTGAAACGATCATGCGTTCGGTGTCATGCCCGCCATCGTGCGGGCATCCGGTTATCCGGATGACTCGCGAAGCCGCTCCGGACCCCCGCACGGAGGCGGGGGTGACACGTTGAGCCGGCGCAGTCAGGCGGCGGGGCGGGCCATGCGCTGCGCCGTCGCCTCCTCGTTGGCGACATAGGCCCTGATCGCCTCCTCGCCGGTCATGGCCGTGTCGGGATCGAGCCCGTCGCCATGGCGGATCAGGTTGAGCGCGAACCAGCCCATGCCGGCCTTGGGCGGGCGGATCTCCCGCTCCCAGGCGCCGACGCTCTCGGCCCCGGCCAGCAGTCGGTCGGGCGCGTCGGTTTCCACGCACATGGGCCGGCCCAGGCCGATCATGTCCAGCGCGCCCGACGCCAGCGCCTGCTCCATCGAGGCGCGGCTGCGGAAGCCACCGGTGACCATCAGCGGCAGCTTCGTCACCGCGCGGATCTGCTCGGCGTATTCCATGAAATAGGCCTCGCGCTTCACCGTGCTCTCGGCCACCGATTTCCCCTCGCTGGTCTTCGAGCCCATCATCGACGGCTCCTCGTAATTGCCGCCGGAGATCTCCAGGTGATCCAGGCCGGCCTGTTCCAGCCACTGCACCACCTGCAGGCACTCGTCATTGTCGAAGCCGCCCTGCTGGAAGTCCGACGAGTTCAGCTTTGCCCCGATGGGGAAAGCAGGGCCGCAGGCGGCGCGGATGGCGCGCACGATCTCCAGCAGCAGCCGCGCCCGGTTCTCCAGACTGCCGCCCCATCTGTCGGTGCGCCGGTTGACCAGCGGGGTGAGGAACTGGCTCAGCAGATAGCCGTGCGCCGCATGCACCTGAACGCCGGAAAAGCCCGTGTCCTGCGCCACCTTCGCCGCATGGGCGAAGCGGGCGATGACGTCGTCGACCTCGTCGGCGGTCAGCGCGCGCGGCGGCGCGAAGGCGCTCTCGGGCAGGTTCAGCTTCACGGCGGACGGCGCCACCGGCTGCTCGCAGACCCGGCGCGGCGTCTGCCGGCCCGGATGGTTGAGCTGCATCCACAGCTGCGTGCCGTTGGCCGTCCCCGCCTCGGCGTAGGCGCGGAGCCGGGCCAGCGCCTGCGCGTCCTGCGGGCCGTCGATGACCACATTGCCCGGCCGCTCCAGATAGCGCCGGTCGACCTGGACATTGCCGGTGACCACCAGCCCCGCGCCGCCCTCGGCCCAGCGGCGGTAGAGGCGGACATGACGCTCGGTGGCGCGGTGCTCGGGGTCGGCCAGACCCTCGGTCAGCGGCGCCTTGCCGAAGCGGTTCTTGATGACGGCCCCGCAGGGCAGGGTGAGCGGGCTGGCCAGCGTGACGGCGTTCATCTGTCGGAAATCCTCCCCAGGACATTGCGGCCCGATCAAGCCGGGCGGAGAAGCCGAGGTCAAGTGGAGAGGGAGAACGCCGTACCATTGCAGCGCGAAAAACCCGGCACGCTTAAGGTCGGGCCGGTATAAATACCCCTGTCATGCGCGATGCCCAGCCAGGGAGCATGACAGATGCCGGCCATCCCGACCCCGCCGAGGCCCACCTTCACCCGCCCTTTTCGCCCCGCTCACTGGGTTTCGGCGAAGACGCCGATGCGGGATGGCGACATCGTGGGCGCGCAGCGGGCGCTGGCGGATCTGGGTCATTACCGGCCCTGGCCGGATCTCGGCTTCCAGCCGGTCGCCGAGCGGCGGCTGTTCCAGGGGCTGAAGGCGTTCCAGAAGTCGAAGGGTCTGGAGCCGGACGGCGTGATGGACCCGGCGGGCCCGACGGTGCAGGCGCTGGACGCGGCGCGGCATGCGAAGGCGACGGCCGGCGCGAAGCGGCCGGCG
The sequence above is drawn from the Minwuia thermotolerans genome and encodes:
- a CDS encoding FAD-binding oxidoreductase, translated to MGLPAEKIAGVVEELKALLGDRVSTAAAVREHHGHDESYHHAALPDAVCFAHATEEVAEIVKICARHGAPIIPYGVGTSLEGHVIPADGGVTIDMSQMNEVLEVNAEDLDCTVQAGVTRKALNEYLRDTGLFFPIDPGADASIGGMTATRASGTNAVRYGTMRENVLALTVVMADGRIIKTNRRARKSAAGYDLTRLMVGSEGTLGIITEITLRLFGIPEAMSSAVVSFPDLEAAVNTVITTIQAGVPIARIELLDEVQMDAVNRYSGYDYPVQPTLFLEFHGSETGVKEQAETVGAICEDFGGADFQWTTRPEDRNRLWQARHDAAYAAKSLKKNASIWATDVCVPISRLAECILETKKDIVENELTAPIVGHVGDGNFHLAFVFEEGDEEGFRRAEQVNDRMVMRALAMGGTCTGEHGVGTGKMKFLVAEHGDAVAVMREIKKALDPQNIMNPGKIF
- a CDS encoding NADH:flavin oxidoreductase/NADH oxidase family protein, with the translated sequence MNAVTLASPLTLPCGAVIKNRFGKAPLTEGLADPEHRATERHVRLYRRWAEGGAGLVVTGNVQVDRRYLERPGNVVIDGPQDAQALARLRAYAEAGTANGTQLWMQLNHPGRQTPRRVCEQPVAPSAVKLNLPESAFAPPRALTADEVDDVIARFAHAAKVAQDTGFSGVQVHAAHGYLLSQFLTPLVNRRTDRWGGSLENRARLLLEIVRAIRAACGPAFPIGAKLNSSDFQQGGFDNDECLQVVQWLEQAGLDHLEISGGNYEEPSMMGSKTSEGKSVAESTVKREAYFMEYAEQIRAVTKLPLMVTGGFRSRASMEQALASGALDMIGLGRPMCVETDAPDRLLAGAESVGAWEREIRPPKAGMGWFALNLIRHGDGLDPDTAMTGEEAIRAYVANEEATAQRMARPAA
- a CDS encoding DUF2244 domain-containing protein — protein: MNESAPEHDFVLRPHRSLGPRGFLVVMALIGGVSFTAGTIFMVKGAWPVMGFFGLDVLLVWFAFRMSYRAARQRERVVIDNGTLTVMRRRPDGRVQSWSFPSYWSRTDMETDTAGGRKLYVGSHGRRVRIGAFLPQTELVEFRHTLDDALQLSRAAKPFA
- a CDS encoding UbiX family flavin prenyltransferase, with the translated sequence MNAPVRLIVGMSGASGAVYGIRLLEALRGTPVESHLVMSRAAAMTIAYETDRTAEQVRRLADVAYPVGDIGAAIASGSYRTAGMVVAPCSIRTLSEVATCATSNLLTRAADVVLKERRRLVLLVRETPLHTGHLRMMAQASESGAIIMPPVPAFYAKPQSLDDMIDHTIGRVLDLFDIENALVKRWKDG